A stretch of the Enoplosus armatus isolate fEnoArm2 chromosome 13, fEnoArm2.hap1, whole genome shotgun sequence genome encodes the following:
- the LOC139294823 gene encoding claudin-4-like: MVSAGLQILGAALGVLGWIGAIIVCALPMWKVTAFIGSNIVTSQTSWEGIWMNCVVQSTGQMQCKVYDSMLALSSDLQAARALTIIAIVVGILAILLSVAGGQCTNCVEDQSSKAKVGIASGVMFIVAGILCLVPVCWTAHTIIRDFYNPLMVSAQKRDGVTMASQGLQIMGVLLAFIGWLGTIITCAMPMWRVTAFVGANIVTAQVIWEGLWMTCVVQSTGQMQCKVYDSMLALPQDLQAARAMVVISVIVGVFGVLMAVVGGKCTNCMEDEVAKAKACIAAGVIFIIAALLIMIPVSWSAHAVIRDFYNPLVIAAQRRELGAALYIGWGSAGLLLLGGGLLCSNCPPKDDRPYIPAKFAPTRNASSNVDYV; this comes from the exons ATGGTGTCTGCTGGGTTACAAATCCTGGGCGCTGCTCTGGGGGTCCTGGGCTGGATTGGAGCCATTATTGTGTGTGCCCTTCCCATGTGGAAGGTCACTGCTTTTATTGGCAGCAACATCGTCACCTCACAGACCTCCTGGGAAGGTATTTGGATGAACTGCGTGGTCCAGAGCACAGGCCAGATGCAGTGTAAGGTCTACGACTCCATGCTGGCCCTCAGCTCTGACCTACAGGCTGCCCGGGCCCTGACCATCATCGCCATCGTGGTGGGCATCCTGGCTATCCTGCTCTCCGTAGCCGGGGGGCAATGCACCAACTGTGTGGAGGATCAGTCGTCCAAGGCCAAGGTGGGCATTGCATCTGGAGTCATGTTCATCGTCGCTGGGATCCTCTGCCTCGTCCCTGTCTGCTGGACGGCCCACACCATCATCCGAGACTTCTACAACCCGCTGATGGTCAGCGCCCAGAAGAGAGA TGGGGTAACCATGGCTTCTCAAGGACTCCAGATCATGGGTGTGCTTCTGGCCTTCATCGGCTGGCTGGGCACCATCATCACCTGCGCCATGCCCATGTGGAGGGTCACTGCTTTCGTCGGGGCGAACATCGTCACAGCTCAGGTGATTTGGGAGGGCTTGTGGATGACCTGCGTGGTGCAGAGCACGGGCCAGATGCAGTGTAAGGTCTACGATTCCATGCTGGCTCTACCTCAAGACCTGCAGGCCGCCAGGGCCATGGTGGTCATCTCTGTGATTGTTGGGGTGTTCGGCGTCCTCATGGCCGTGGTTGGAGGAAAGTGCACTAACTGCATGGAGGATGAAGTGGCCAAAGCCAAAGCCTGCATCGCAGCTGGAGTGATCTTCATAATAGCCGCCTTGCTGATCATGATCCCAGTGTCGTGGTCAGCTCATGCAGTGATCAGGGACTTTTATAACCCCCTGGTGATCGCGGCTCAGAGGAGGGAGCTTGGGGCTGCACTGTACATTGGCTGGGGATCtgctgggctgctgctgctggggggaGGCCTGCTCTGCAGCAACTGCCCCCCGAAAGATGACAGACCCTACATACCTGCCAAGTTCGCTCCGACAAGAAACGCATCTTCAAACGTTGACTACGTGTGA